In Burkholderia savannae, one genomic interval encodes:
- a CDS encoding non-ribosomal peptide synthetase, with protein MNLLNTLIDLHDRGIELDRVDGNLKIAFRRDGLPEDLKLYLKTHKSRILDLLERLGIDSNRDVRHASFAQQRLWMLERIESASGQYNMPVALHLDGDLNVGALERTLDTLLERHEVLRTVYGTDDDGDCVQIVRRASAVELAHIDLSDEAEDARVARAEQLAREEAAAPFDLSTDRMLRATLLRLAPRTHVLLVTLHHIASDGWSMGVLTREIGELYNAYVQGLPNPLEPLRIQYKDYASWQRRDARSPTRERDLAYWTAALHDLPTVHNLPLDRPRPALADHRSGQIVRHLDASRHRDLLQFASSRQATLFMVLQAAFAAFLSRLSGTADVVVGSPVANRPRPELAPIVGFFVNTLVLRSRVDPDLSFHALLLQSRQRLLDAYEHQQLPFEQLVDAINPARSLAHAPLFQVMLSLNNNDSPPLHLAGLHARSLGNPVIPAKFDLSLQIDSLPDGRLRLVWEYACALFEHDTVSRFAERFDSLVADALRRPDTPVAQLDLLPDDERRLLQRWNRTAAPYPELACIHRLFEEQADRFPQRIALHCNGVALTYRELNARANRLAHLLRPLGLAPDSLVGVCLERSTELVVSLLAVLKAGSAYLPLDPAYPRERIDYMLRDSRAQCVIASRSFALDDGSTVRHVVHLDDPGLVDRLGRAPDHNPDPADVGLAPHHLAYLIYTSGSTGSPKGVMIEHRNAVSFIDWARRAFPPESFDGVLASTSVCFDLSVFEIFATLAAAGRIVLVRDVLALPELPDGLVRLVNSVPSAIHALLQTGRLPASVRTVNLAGEPLRQSLVDALYDAGVERVYDLYGPSEDTTYSTCALRTPRGRPSIGSPISNTQAFVLSAAGQLQPVGVPGELFLGGAGLARGYLGRPELTAERFVDNPLHDSPVRRLYRTGDLVRWLPDGQLEFLGRLDHQVKIRGFRIELGEIDARLGACDGVREAAVIALERAGDAQLVAYVVPHDPQAASAANLRAALAAFLPAYMIPAAFVFLDALPLTPNGKLDRKRLPVPDDARASSRDSEPPRGPTETAVAAVWQTLLDYAPVGRHDHFFEMGGHSLTALKLLDHLAKRFAVPLTAAMLFRSPSIEQLAREIDAARTGHDVEPPVERFRDGAAAVAPLLLVPPIGGSSLCYGDLVNALDYPGVVWGCQQTREIVAAETTGSAAGLAALYARAWLERAEHAEVCLLGWSFGGVVGFEMAGELEKHGVKVRWLGLIDTHLSVPGGETLGRQALATFALDLGFAADELAQWKHLVPDGDIDGEESDALRHLWTIGRDTGRLPAAITLDELTERYRITAANLRRLAGYLPRPAWQGPADYFLAARDAQAAAARRSADVWRTRLPELAVTDVDADHFSIVKSRHAQAIARLVTLKLEELIPA; from the coding sequence ATGAATCTGTTGAATACCCTCATCGACCTGCACGATCGCGGCATCGAACTCGACCGCGTCGACGGCAACCTGAAGATCGCGTTTCGCCGCGACGGCTTGCCGGAAGATCTCAAGCTCTACCTGAAGACGCACAAGAGCCGGATTCTCGACTTGCTCGAACGTCTCGGCATCGATTCGAACCGGGACGTGCGCCATGCGTCGTTCGCGCAGCAGCGCCTGTGGATGCTGGAGCGGATCGAATCCGCGAGCGGACAATACAACATGCCCGTCGCGCTGCATCTCGACGGCGATCTGAACGTGGGCGCGCTCGAGCGAACGCTCGACACGCTGCTCGAGCGGCATGAAGTGCTGCGCACGGTCTACGGAACCGACGACGACGGCGACTGCGTGCAGATCGTGCGGCGCGCGAGCGCCGTCGAGCTTGCGCACATCGACCTGAGCGACGAGGCGGAAGACGCGCGCGTTGCACGCGCCGAGCAGCTCGCGCGCGAGGAAGCCGCAGCGCCGTTCGATCTGAGCACGGACCGGATGCTGCGCGCGACATTGCTGCGGCTCGCTCCGCGCACGCACGTGCTGCTGGTCACGCTCCATCACATCGCCTCGGACGGCTGGTCGATGGGGGTCCTGACGCGCGAAATCGGCGAGCTCTACAACGCCTATGTCCAAGGCCTGCCGAATCCGCTCGAGCCGCTGCGGATTCAGTACAAGGACTACGCAAGCTGGCAGCGCCGCGACGCGCGCTCGCCGACGCGCGAACGCGATCTCGCCTACTGGACGGCGGCGCTGCACGATCTGCCCACCGTCCACAACCTGCCCCTCGATCGCCCCCGGCCCGCCCTCGCCGATCATCGCAGCGGGCAGATCGTCCGGCACCTCGACGCCTCCCGGCACCGCGATCTCCTCCAGTTCGCCTCCTCCCGGCAGGCCACCCTCTTCATGGTCCTCCAGGCCGCCTTCGCCGCTTTCCTCTCCAGGCTCTCCGGCACCGCCGACGTCGTCGTCGGCTCCCCCGTCGCCAACCGCCCGCGCCCCGAGCTCGCCCCGATCGTCGGCTTCTTCGTCAACACCCTCGTCCTGCGCAGCCGCGTCGACCCGGACCTCTCCTTTCACGCCCTGCTCCTGCAGTCCCGGCAGCGCCTGCTCGACGCCTACGAGCACCAGCAGCTCCCCTTCGAGCAGCTCGTCGACGCCATCAACCCCGCGCGCAGCCTCGCCCATGCCCCGTTGTTTCAGGTCATGCTCTCCCTGAACAACAACGACTCGCCCCCGCTGCACCTCGCCGGCCTCCACGCCCGCTCGCTCGGCAACCCCGTCATCCCCGCCAAGTTCGACCTCAGCCTCCAGATCGACTCCCTGCCCGACGGCCGCCTCCGCCTCGTCTGGGAGTATGCATGCGCGCTCTTCGAGCACGACACCGTCTCACGCTTCGCCGAGCGCTTCGACAGCCTCGTCGCCGACGCCCTGCGCCGACCCGACACCCCCGTCGCACAGCTCGACCTCCTCCCCGACGACGAACGCCGGCTCCTCCAGCGCTGGAACCGCACCGCCGCCCCCTATCCCGAACTCGCCTGCATCCACCGCCTCTTCGAGGAGCAGGCCGACCGCTTTCCCCAGCGCATCGCGCTCCACTGCAACGGCGTCGCGCTCACCTACCGCGAGCTCAACGCGCGCGCCAACCGCCTCGCCCATCTGCTGCGGCCGCTCGGCCTCGCCCCAGACTCCCTCGTCGGCGTCTGCCTCGAGCGCTCGACCGAACTCGTCGTCTCGCTGCTCGCCGTCCTCAAGGCCGGCTCCGCCTATCTCCCCCTCGATCCCGCCTACCCCCGCGAGCGCATCGACTACATGCTGCGCGACTCCCGCGCACAGTGCGTCATCGCCTCCCGCTCCTTCGCCCTCGACGACGGCTCCACCGTCCGCCACGTCGTCCACCTCGACGATCCCGGCCTGGTCGACCGCCTCGGCCGCGCCCCGGATCACAACCCCGACCCCGCCGACGTCGGCCTCGCCCCCCATCATCTCGCCTATCTCATCTACACCTCCGGCTCCACCGGCTCCCCCAAGGGCGTGATGATCGAGCACCGCAACGCCGTCTCCTTCATCGACTGGGCCCGCCGCGCCTTCCCCCCCGAGTCGTTCGACGGCGTCCTCGCCTCCACCTCGGTCTGCTTCGACCTGTCCGTCTTCGAGATCTTCGCCACCCTCGCCGCCGCCGGTCGCATCGTCCTCGTGCGCGACGTCCTCGCCCTGCCCGAGCTCCCCGACGGACTCGTCCGCCTCGTCAACTCCGTCCCCTCCGCCATTCACGCGCTCTTGCAGACCGGCCGCCTCCCCGCCTCCGTGCGCACCGTCAACCTCGCCGGCGAACCCCTGCGCCAGAGCCTCGTCGACGCCCTCTACGACGCCGGCGTCGAGCGCGTCTACGACCTCTACGGCCCCTCCGAGGACACCACCTATTCGACCTGCGCCCTGCGCACCCCGCGCGGCCGGCCCTCCATCGGCTCCCCCATCTCCAACACCCAGGCCTTCGTCCTCTCCGCCGCCGGGCAACTGCAGCCCGTCGGCGTGCCCGGCGAGCTCTTCCTCGGCGGCGCCGGCCTCGCGCGCGGCTACCTCGGCCGGCCCGAGCTCACCGCCGAGCGCTTCGTCGACAACCCCCTCCACGACTCCCCCGTGCGCCGCCTCTACCGCACCGGCGACCTCGTGCGATGGCTCCCCGACGGACAGCTCGAATTCCTCGGCCGACTCGACCATCAGGTCAAGATCCGCGGCTTTCGCATCGAGCTCGGCGAGATCGACGCGCGCCTCGGCGCCTGCGACGGCGTTCGCGAAGCCGCCGTCATCGCCCTCGAGCGCGCCGGCGATGCCCAGCTCGTCGCCTACGTCGTCCCGCACGACCCCCAGGCCGCCTCCGCCGCCAACCTGCGCGCCGCGCTCGCCGCCTTCCTCCCCGCCTACATGATCCCCGCCGCGTTCGTCTTCCTCGACGCCCTTCCCCTCACCCCCAACGGCAAGCTCGATCGCAAGCGGCTTCCCGTGCCTGACGATGCGCGCGCGTCGTCGCGCGACAGCGAACCGCCTCGCGGCCCGACCGAAACGGCCGTCGCCGCCGTGTGGCAGACGCTGCTCGATTACGCGCCCGTCGGCCGGCACGATCACTTCTTCGAAATGGGCGGCCATTCGCTGACGGCGCTCAAGCTGCTCGACCACCTGGCGAAGCGCTTCGCCGTGCCGTTGACGGCGGCGATGCTGTTTCGCAGCCCGAGCATCGAGCAGCTCGCGCGCGAAATCGACGCCGCCCGCACCGGGCACGACGTCGAGCCGCCCGTCGAGCGGTTCCGCGACGGCGCCGCCGCCGTCGCGCCGCTGCTGCTCGTGCCGCCCATCGGGGGCTCGTCGCTCTGCTACGGCGACCTCGTCAACGCACTCGACTATCCCGGCGTCGTCTGGGGCTGTCAGCAGACGCGCGAGATCGTCGCCGCGGAAACGACGGGCAGCGCGGCCGGGCTCGCCGCGCTCTACGCGCGCGCATGGCTCGAGCGCGCCGAGCACGCGGAGGTTTGCCTGCTCGGCTGGTCGTTCGGCGGCGTCGTCGGCTTCGAGATGGCGGGCGAACTCGAGAAGCACGGCGTGAAGGTGCGCTGGCTCGGACTCATCGACACGCACCTGTCCGTGCCCGGCGGCGAAACGCTCGGCCGCCAGGCGCTCGCGACCTTCGCGCTCGATCTCGGCTTCGCCGCCGACGAGCTCGCGCAATGGAAGCATCTCGTGCCCGACGGCGACATCGACGGCGAAGAAAGCGACGCGCTGCGGCACCTGTGGACGATCGGCCGCGACACCGGCCGCCTGCCGGCCGCGATCACGCTCGACGAGCTGACCGAACGCTACCGGATCACGGCGGCGAACCTGCGCCGGCTCGCCGGCTACCTGCCGCGGCCCGCGTGGCAAGGCCCCGCCGACTACTTTCTGGCCGCGCGGGACGCCCAAGCGGCAGCCGCGCGCCGATCCGCCGACGTCTGGCGCACGCGGCTGCCCGAGCTCGCCGTCACCGACGTCGACGCGGACCATTTTTCCATCGTCAAGAGCCGGCACGCGCAAGCGATCGCGCGGCTCGTCACGCTAAAACTCGAGGAGCTGATTCCAGCATGA
- a CDS encoding GntG family PLP-dependent aldolase, with the protein MSGKPIQFDFLSDTVTLPTAAMRQAMYEADVGDDVYGEDPSTNRLESYAADLLGKEAACWLPSGTMANLSAILAQCERGRELFVGDDSDLYNYEAGGVSVVGGIVLHPLATNARGEIPLDALQGALRDADDTQCAPPGIVAIETPHVRTGGTPLSLDYLHALRAFCDAHCLALHIDGARVFNAAIALGVDAKRIAAYGDTLQFCLSKSLAAPAGSIVVSDRDTIARVRRWRKLLGGGMRQIGVVTAAGDVALRTMVERLADDHAHARRLADGLAAIDGIELAHERVQTNMVFFKVRHASLDQRGFLGALAARGVRMAELGHGNIRAVTHYHHSAHDIDRTLAIVREILSGES; encoded by the coding sequence ATGAGCGGCAAGCCCATCCAATTCGACTTCCTGAGCGACACCGTCACCCTGCCCACGGCAGCCATGCGCCAGGCGATGTACGAGGCCGACGTCGGCGACGACGTCTATGGCGAAGACCCCAGCACCAACCGGCTCGAATCGTATGCGGCCGACCTGCTCGGCAAGGAGGCCGCCTGCTGGCTGCCGTCGGGCACGATGGCCAATCTGAGCGCGATTCTCGCGCAGTGCGAGCGCGGCAGGGAACTGTTCGTCGGCGACGATTCCGACCTTTACAACTACGAGGCGGGGGGAGTGTCCGTGGTCGGCGGCATCGTCCTGCACCCGCTCGCGACGAACGCGCGCGGCGAAATTCCGCTCGACGCGCTGCAAGGCGCGCTGCGCGACGCCGACGACACGCAGTGCGCGCCGCCCGGCATCGTGGCGATCGAAACGCCTCACGTGCGCACGGGGGGCACCCCGCTGTCGCTCGACTATCTGCACGCGCTGCGCGCGTTCTGCGACGCGCACTGCCTTGCGCTCCATATCGACGGCGCGCGCGTGTTCAATGCGGCGATCGCGCTTGGCGTCGACGCGAAGCGCATCGCCGCATACGGCGACACGCTGCAATTCTGCCTATCGAAAAGTCTCGCCGCGCCCGCGGGCTCGATCGTCGTGTCCGATCGCGACACGATCGCGCGCGTGCGCCGCTGGCGCAAGCTGCTCGGCGGCGGCATGCGGCAGATCGGCGTCGTCACGGCCGCCGGCGACGTCGCGCTGCGCACGATGGTCGAGCGCCTCGCCGACGATCACGCGCACGCGCGGCGCCTCGCCGACGGCCTGGCCGCGATCGACGGCATCGAGCTCGCGCACGAGCGCGTGCAGACCAACATGGTGTTCTTCAAGGTCCGGCACGCGTCGCTCGACCAGCGCGGCTTTCTCGGCGCGCTCGCGGCGCGCGGCGTTCGAATGGCGGAGCTCGGCCACGGCAACATCCGCGCCGTGACGCACTACCACCATTCGGCGCACGACATCGACCGCACGCTCGCGATCGTGCGTGAAATCCTGTCGGGCGAAAGCTGA
- a CDS encoding MDR family MFS transporter, with product MSQAKARHPLLVWLLIVGTGFVVMARAMSLPFLAIYLHERMGLDAATIGLLLGTGALVGTFGGFFGGHLSDVLGRRKVLTGCLLVSSLSFAALHFAADAWQVFVINLFINLASSFYDPVSKATISDNLPPEQRLRAFARRYVAINIGFAIGPLLGASLGLLDKSPVFLITGAVYLLFSIAIYAITARLVFGRAPHEAAASELPLAAKLRVIGTDRRLVLFTAGSMLAIAVHGEMSVTFSQYLIGAFDDGLKMFAWLMSTNAITVVLSQPLLNRIGERRGPFTSLTLGAILLAIGAAGFANSPNMIALVVSMVVFTWGEVLLIPSEYAVLDSITPEPLRGIYYGAHSLSNVGNLLGPWLGGLVLLHYGGAAMFYGMGFIALLSLLTFAVGSQIKPAPAGRLEVQNR from the coding sequence ATGAGTCAAGCAAAGGCAAGACACCCGCTCCTCGTCTGGCTGCTGATCGTCGGCACCGGCTTCGTCGTGATGGCGCGCGCGATGAGCCTGCCGTTTCTGGCGATCTACCTGCACGAACGGATGGGGCTCGACGCGGCGACGATCGGCCTGCTGCTCGGCACGGGCGCGCTCGTCGGCACGTTCGGCGGCTTCTTCGGCGGCCATCTGTCCGACGTGCTCGGCCGGCGCAAGGTGCTGACCGGCTGCCTGCTCGTATCGAGCCTGTCGTTCGCCGCGCTTCATTTCGCGGCCGACGCGTGGCAGGTCTTCGTGATCAACCTCTTCATCAATCTCGCGAGCTCGTTCTACGATCCGGTCTCGAAAGCGACCATCAGCGACAATCTGCCGCCCGAGCAGCGGCTGCGCGCATTCGCGCGGCGCTACGTGGCGATCAACATCGGCTTCGCGATCGGGCCGCTGCTCGGCGCGTCGCTCGGCCTGCTCGACAAATCCCCCGTGTTCCTCATCACGGGCGCCGTCTACCTGCTGTTCTCGATCGCGATCTACGCGATCACGGCCCGGCTCGTGTTCGGCCGCGCGCCGCACGAAGCGGCCGCCTCCGAGTTGCCGCTCGCCGCGAAGCTGCGCGTCATCGGCACCGACCGGCGCCTCGTCCTCTTCACCGCGGGCAGCATGCTCGCGATCGCCGTGCACGGCGAAATGTCGGTCACGTTCTCGCAATACCTGATCGGCGCGTTCGACGACGGGCTCAAGATGTTCGCCTGGCTGATGAGCACGAACGCGATCACGGTCGTCTTGAGCCAGCCGTTGCTGAACCGCATCGGCGAACGGCGCGGACCGTTCACGTCGCTCACGCTCGGCGCGATCCTGCTCGCGATCGGCGCGGCCGGCTTCGCGAATTCGCCGAACATGATCGCGCTCGTCGTGTCGATGGTCGTCTTCACGTGGGGCGAAGTGCTGCTGATCCCGTCGGAATACGCGGTCCTCGACAGCATCACGCCCGAGCCGCTGCGCGGCATCTATTACGGCGCGCATTCGCTCAGCAACGTCGGCAACCTGCTCGGGCCCTGGCTTGGCGGCCTCGTGCTGCTGCACTACGGCGGCGCCGCCATGTTCTACGGCATGGGCTTCATCGCGCTGCTCAGCCTGCTCACGTTCGCCGTCGGCTCGCAGATCAAGCCCGCGCCGGCGGGCCGGCTCGAAGTCCAGAACCGCTGA